One window from the genome of Nicotiana tomentosiformis chromosome 5, ASM39032v3, whole genome shotgun sequence encodes:
- the LOC104112971 gene encoding probable protein S-acyltransferase 15, whose product MELKKFLSIHILCVLIFVGFIYYVTIFIFLDGWLSLQSSVGSLHALIFTLVASLCVFSFFVCVLKDPGGVPSSYLPDVEDHEASDQESKRSGLLKKQCDKCSAYKPPRAHHCRVCRRCILRMDHHCAWINNCVGHRNYKAYVTLVFYATIASTYSLIILISSALHKDWDFDEVTPIKLFYIATGVVIIGLSLTLGTLLGWHIYLTIHNMTTIEYYEGKRAAWLASKSGLNYRHLYDVGACKNISLVLGPNMLKWLCPTAVSHIKDGLSFPTSREYS is encoded by the exons ATGGAACTCAAAAAATTCCTATCAATTCACATTTTATGTGTGTTAATTTTTGTGGGTTTCATTTACTATGTCACAATATTCATTTTCTTGGATGGTTGGTTGAGTTTACAGAGCTCAGTTGGCTCATTGCACGCTTTGATCTTCACTTTGGTGGCTTCCCTTTGTGTTTTCAGTTTCTTTGTTTGTGTTCTTAAAGACCCAGGTGGAGTTCCTTCTTCATATCTTCCTGATGTTGAAGATCACGAAGCTTCAGATCAAGAATCCAAAAGATCT GGTTTGCTTAAGAAGCAATGCGACAAATGTTCAGCATACAAGCCTCCCCGAGCTCATCATTGTCGTGTCTGCAGAAGGTGTATTCTGAGGATG GATCACCATTGTGCCTGGATAAACAATTGTGTTGGTCATAGGAACTACAAAGCCTATGTAACTTTAGTGTTCTATGCAACTATTGCTTCAACCTATTCTTTG ATTATATTGATTAGCAGTGCGCTTCATAAGGACTGGGATTTCGATGAAGTGACTCCTATCAAGCTATTTTAC ATTGCAACTGGTGTTGTAATTATCGGCTTAAGCTTGACACTGGGAACTCTCCTGGGCTGGCATATCTACCTCACAATTCATAATATGACAACTATTGAG TACTATGAGGGAAAGCGAGCGGCATGGTTGGCAAGTAAATCTGGCCTGAATTATCGTCACCTTTATGATGTTGGTGCTTGTAAAAATATTAGTCTG GTATTAggtccaaatatgttaaaatggttATGCCCCACTGCGGTATCCCATATAAAAGATGGACTCAGCTTCCCCACTTCACGTGAATACTCATAA